Proteins co-encoded in one Dendropsophus ebraccatus isolate aDenEbr1 chromosome 9, aDenEbr1.pat, whole genome shotgun sequence genomic window:
- the CD19 gene encoding B-lymphocyte antigen CD19 isoform X2 has product MLLLLLILSLCSTCSAHNPGHTGIPTVLAEGSSSIPCGFYTASPIPLMVKLQMEESNNNSWMVVGMAPTILMLNTKFPIILLTSNDNKNISCSVDNMTSQADRLGEGFWINYTMSEDQEWFFCNVSTNWSLLQWSRGGEVIAMVERAEIELNVLVVRSNDSFIIHSLNEKVAEKCSCLNESVIKTLNVTCQWLPPQNTSTGWKPFIERKYWIIVVVVSSSTLLYVMLLGCIVSMKLRRRARRRAKSRFFKVSTAARNLYTNTQETDVVHKDQEFTYQNVSLSPTKVVNEDCFSDKSSFLSVGGDSYLEPMADGVDQVSDGDCYESPTEDQDDHEGSLDGDCYENADEEIKDGSVGAASETCITYVRGWTVLIYNNVSVLICSSRVLGSQSYEDMKGSISVTEASPDEGITQDEDADSYENMQTPLDSQSDHPCNPQPIPTEDQTEGRGASLVEAAAHHYPWKVASELQEQNGDFYLSYETNKL; this is encoded by the exons GTTCCAGCTCTATACCCTGCGGCTTCTACACCGCAAGTCCCATCCCGCTGATGGTGAAGCTGCAGATGGAGGAGTCTAACAACAACTCGTGGATGGTAGTGGGGATGGCACCGACTATCCTGATGTTAAATACCAAATTCCCGATTATTTTACTCACTTCCAATGACAACAAGAACATTTCCTGCTCTGTTGACAACATGACCAGCCAAGCTGACCGTCTAGGAGAAG GTTTTTGGATAAACTATACCATGTCCGAGGATCAGGAATGGTTCTTCTGTAATGTCTCTACAAACTGGAGCCTTCTGCAGTGGTCCAGAGGGGGCGAGGTTATTGCGATGGTGGAAAGAGCGGAGATTGAGCTGAATGTCCTGGTGGTGAGAAGCAACGACTCGTTCATCATCCACTCCTTGAATGAAAAGGTTGCTGAGAAGTGTTCCTGCCTGAATGAATCAGTAATAAAGACTTTAAATGTGACGTGTCAATGGCTTCCTCCACAGAACACATCCACAG GCTGGAAGCCGTTCATAGAGAGAAAATACTGGATCATCGTGGTTGTGGTGTCGTCCTCTACGCTGCTCTACGTGATGCTCCTGGGCTGTATCGTAAGCATGAAACTCA GGAGGAGAGCGAGGAGACGGGCCAAGAGCAG GTTCTTCAAGGTGAGCACAGCCGCCAGGAACCTGTACACCAACACCCAGGAGACAG ACGTCGTCCACAAGGACCAGGAGTTCACCTATCAGAATGTATCTCTGTCTCCTACTAAAGTGGTCAATGAAGATTGTTTCTCAGACAAGAGTTCCTTCCTGTCTGTAG GTGGTGATTCCTATCTGGAGCCGATGGCTGATGGAGTAGATCAGGTGTCCGATG GGGACTGCTATGAAAGCCCCACCGAGGATCAAGATGATCACGAGGGATCTCTAG ATGGCGACTGCTATGAAAACGCTGATGAAGAAATTAAAGATGGATCCGTGGGTGCGGCATCTGAAACGTGCATCACATATGTGAGGGGATGGactgttctcatatataataacGTGTCAGTTCTTATATGTTCTTCCCGTGTCTTAGGGTCCCAGTCCTATGAAGACATGAAAGGATCCATCAGTGTGACGGAGGCTTCTCCAGACGAGGGGATCACACAAGATGAAG ATGCAGATTCCTATGAGAACATGCAGACTCCTCTAGACTCCCAATCAGATCACCCATGTAACCCCCAGCCAATACCCACCGAGGATCAGACCGAGGGCAGGGGGGCCAGTCTGGTGGAGGCTGCTGCCCATCACTACCCCTGGAAAGTGGCCTCAGAACTTCAGGAACAAA ACGGAGATTTCTACCTTTCTTATGAAACCAACAAACTGTGA
- the CD19 gene encoding B-lymphocyte antigen CD19 isoform X1 — protein MLLLLLILSLCSTCSAHNPGHTGIPTVLAEGSSSIPCGFYTASPIPLMVKLQMEESNNNSWMVVGMAPTILMLNTKFPIILLTSNDNKNISCSVDNMTSQADRLGEGFWINYTMSEDQEWFFCNVSTNWSLLQWSRGGEVIAMVERAEIELNVLVVRSNDSFIIHSLNEKVAEKCSCLNESVIKTLNVTCQWLPPQNTSTGWKPFIERKYWIIVVVVSSSTLLYVMLLGCIVSMKLRRRARRRAKSRFFKVSTAARNLYTNTQETDVVHKDQEFTYQNVSLSPTKVVNEDCFSDKSSFLSVGGDSYLEPMADGVDQVSDAGDCYESPTEDQDDHEGSLDGDCYENADEEIKDGSVGAASETCITYVRGWTVLIYNNVSVLICSSRVLGSQSYEDMKGSISVTEASPDEGITQDEDADSYENMQTPLDSQSDHPCNPQPIPTEDQTEGRGASLVEAAAHHYPWKVASELQEQNGDFYLSYETNKL, from the exons GTTCCAGCTCTATACCCTGCGGCTTCTACACCGCAAGTCCCATCCCGCTGATGGTGAAGCTGCAGATGGAGGAGTCTAACAACAACTCGTGGATGGTAGTGGGGATGGCACCGACTATCCTGATGTTAAATACCAAATTCCCGATTATTTTACTCACTTCCAATGACAACAAGAACATTTCCTGCTCTGTTGACAACATGACCAGCCAAGCTGACCGTCTAGGAGAAG GTTTTTGGATAAACTATACCATGTCCGAGGATCAGGAATGGTTCTTCTGTAATGTCTCTACAAACTGGAGCCTTCTGCAGTGGTCCAGAGGGGGCGAGGTTATTGCGATGGTGGAAAGAGCGGAGATTGAGCTGAATGTCCTGGTGGTGAGAAGCAACGACTCGTTCATCATCCACTCCTTGAATGAAAAGGTTGCTGAGAAGTGTTCCTGCCTGAATGAATCAGTAATAAAGACTTTAAATGTGACGTGTCAATGGCTTCCTCCACAGAACACATCCACAG GCTGGAAGCCGTTCATAGAGAGAAAATACTGGATCATCGTGGTTGTGGTGTCGTCCTCTACGCTGCTCTACGTGATGCTCCTGGGCTGTATCGTAAGCATGAAACTCA GGAGGAGAGCGAGGAGACGGGCCAAGAGCAG GTTCTTCAAGGTGAGCACAGCCGCCAGGAACCTGTACACCAACACCCAGGAGACAG ACGTCGTCCACAAGGACCAGGAGTTCACCTATCAGAATGTATCTCTGTCTCCTACTAAAGTGGTCAATGAAGATTGTTTCTCAGACAAGAGTTCCTTCCTGTCTGTAG GTGGTGATTCCTATCTGGAGCCGATGGCTGATGGAGTAGATCAGGTGTCCGATG CAGGGGACTGCTATGAAAGCCCCACCGAGGATCAAGATGATCACGAGGGATCTCTAG ATGGCGACTGCTATGAAAACGCTGATGAAGAAATTAAAGATGGATCCGTGGGTGCGGCATCTGAAACGTGCATCACATATGTGAGGGGATGGactgttctcatatataataacGTGTCAGTTCTTATATGTTCTTCCCGTGTCTTAGGGTCCCAGTCCTATGAAGACATGAAAGGATCCATCAGTGTGACGGAGGCTTCTCCAGACGAGGGGATCACACAAGATGAAG ATGCAGATTCCTATGAGAACATGCAGACTCCTCTAGACTCCCAATCAGATCACCCATGTAACCCCCAGCCAATACCCACCGAGGATCAGACCGAGGGCAGGGGGGCCAGTCTGGTGGAGGCTGCTGCCCATCACTACCCCTGGAAAGTGGCCTCAGAACTTCAGGAACAAA ACGGAGATTTCTACCTTTCTTATGAAACCAACAAACTGTGA
- the CD19 gene encoding B-lymphocyte antigen CD19 isoform X3 — protein MLLLLLILSLCSTCSAHNPGHTGIPTVLAEGSSSIPCGFYTASPIPLMVKLQMEESNNNSWMVVGMAPTILMLNTKFPIILLTSNDNKNISCSVDNMTSQADRLGEGFWINYTMSEDQEWFFCNVSTNWSLLQWSRGGEVIAMVERAEIELNVLVVRSNDSFIIHSLNEKVAEKCSCLNESVIKTLNVTCQWLPPQNTSTGWKPFIERKYWIIVVVVSSSTLLYVMLLGCIVSMKLRRRARRRAKSRFFKVSTAARNLYTNTQETDVVHKDQEFTYQNVSLSPTKVVNEDCFSDKSSFLSVGGDSYLEPMADGVDQVSDAGDCYESPTEDQDDHEGSLDGDCYENADEEIKDGSVGSQSYEDMKGSISVTEASPDEGITQDEDADSYENMQTPLDSQSDHPCNPQPIPTEDQTEGRGASLVEAAAHHYPWKVASELQEQNGDFYLSYETNKL, from the exons GTTCCAGCTCTATACCCTGCGGCTTCTACACCGCAAGTCCCATCCCGCTGATGGTGAAGCTGCAGATGGAGGAGTCTAACAACAACTCGTGGATGGTAGTGGGGATGGCACCGACTATCCTGATGTTAAATACCAAATTCCCGATTATTTTACTCACTTCCAATGACAACAAGAACATTTCCTGCTCTGTTGACAACATGACCAGCCAAGCTGACCGTCTAGGAGAAG GTTTTTGGATAAACTATACCATGTCCGAGGATCAGGAATGGTTCTTCTGTAATGTCTCTACAAACTGGAGCCTTCTGCAGTGGTCCAGAGGGGGCGAGGTTATTGCGATGGTGGAAAGAGCGGAGATTGAGCTGAATGTCCTGGTGGTGAGAAGCAACGACTCGTTCATCATCCACTCCTTGAATGAAAAGGTTGCTGAGAAGTGTTCCTGCCTGAATGAATCAGTAATAAAGACTTTAAATGTGACGTGTCAATGGCTTCCTCCACAGAACACATCCACAG GCTGGAAGCCGTTCATAGAGAGAAAATACTGGATCATCGTGGTTGTGGTGTCGTCCTCTACGCTGCTCTACGTGATGCTCCTGGGCTGTATCGTAAGCATGAAACTCA GGAGGAGAGCGAGGAGACGGGCCAAGAGCAG GTTCTTCAAGGTGAGCACAGCCGCCAGGAACCTGTACACCAACACCCAGGAGACAG ACGTCGTCCACAAGGACCAGGAGTTCACCTATCAGAATGTATCTCTGTCTCCTACTAAAGTGGTCAATGAAGATTGTTTCTCAGACAAGAGTTCCTTCCTGTCTGTAG GTGGTGATTCCTATCTGGAGCCGATGGCTGATGGAGTAGATCAGGTGTCCGATG CAGGGGACTGCTATGAAAGCCCCACCGAGGATCAAGATGATCACGAGGGATCTCTAG ATGGCGACTGCTATGAAAACGCTGATGAAGAAATTAAAGATGGATCCGTGG GGTCCCAGTCCTATGAAGACATGAAAGGATCCATCAGTGTGACGGAGGCTTCTCCAGACGAGGGGATCACACAAGATGAAG ATGCAGATTCCTATGAGAACATGCAGACTCCTCTAGACTCCCAATCAGATCACCCATGTAACCCCCAGCCAATACCCACCGAGGATCAGACCGAGGGCAGGGGGGCCAGTCTGGTGGAGGCTGCTGCCCATCACTACCCCTGGAAAGTGGCCTCAGAACTTCAGGAACAAA ACGGAGATTTCTACCTTTCTTATGAAACCAACAAACTGTGA